A stretch of Vibrio sp. B1FLJ16 DNA encodes these proteins:
- a CDS encoding L-serine ammonia-lyase, whose product MLSIFDIFKVGVGPSSSHTNGPMLAGFNFTQLLQDSMAKVHRVQVDLYGSLSLTGRGHHTDRATVLGLMGNKPDTIKMTSAKSALQHTIENHTLLLAGTREITFSYDHDIVFHSDNLPLHENGMTITALDESGETIAFEIYYSIGGGFIATADELENGTQQTEVDVPYPFSSADEMLEKAEANGFSLGGMILQNELAFREEEEINQRAEQIWKVMSLCMQRGFDTEGILEGGLNVTRRAPNLLKKLEANAAIENDPMEIMDWINLFAFAVSEENAAGGQVVTSPTNGAAGVIPAVLMYYHRFIKELDIKQLKDFIAVAGAIGILYKTNASISGAEVGCQGEVGVSSSMAAAGLTALRGGSNEQICIAAEIAMEHSLGMTCDPIGGLVQVPCIERNAMGAMKAINASRMALKRTSKCLISLDKVIDTMYQTGKDMNRKYRETSLGGLALIHMAPPCE is encoded by the coding sequence GTCCTTCAAGTTCCCACACCAACGGTCCGATGCTCGCCGGGTTCAACTTTACTCAATTACTTCAGGACTCTATGGCGAAAGTACATAGGGTGCAAGTCGATCTGTATGGCTCGTTATCGTTGACGGGCAGAGGTCACCATACGGACAGAGCGACCGTTCTGGGTCTGATGGGCAATAAACCCGACACCATCAAAATGACCAGCGCGAAGAGCGCACTACAGCATACTATTGAGAACCATACCCTGTTGTTAGCGGGTACGCGTGAAATTACCTTTAGCTACGATCATGATATCGTTTTCCACAGCGACAACCTTCCTTTGCATGAAAACGGCATGACGATTACCGCACTGGATGAATCCGGAGAAACCATCGCTTTTGAGATTTATTATTCTATCGGCGGTGGCTTTATTGCGACAGCAGACGAATTAGAAAATGGCACTCAACAAACAGAAGTTGATGTTCCTTATCCGTTCTCTTCTGCGGACGAAATGCTTGAAAAAGCGGAAGCGAATGGTTTTAGTCTGGGGGGGATGATCCTTCAGAACGAATTAGCCTTCCGTGAAGAAGAAGAGATCAACCAGAGAGCCGAGCAGATCTGGAAAGTCATGTCACTGTGCATGCAGCGCGGGTTTGATACTGAAGGTATTCTGGAAGGCGGACTTAATGTAACTCGCCGTGCCCCGAACCTGTTGAAAAAACTCGAAGCAAATGCCGCTATTGAAAATGATCCGATGGAGATCATGGACTGGATTAACCTGTTCGCTTTTGCCGTGAGTGAAGAAAATGCGGCAGGCGGGCAAGTGGTTACCTCGCCGACAAACGGCGCGGCTGGCGTTATACCTGCAGTATTGATGTACTACCACCGCTTTATAAAAGAGCTCGATATAAAGCAACTCAAAGACTTTATTGCTGTGGCGGGAGCAATCGGTATTTTGTACAAAACCAATGCTTCTATATCCGGCGCTGAGGTTGGTTGCCAGGGCGAGGTAGGCGTATCTTCTTCGATGGCTGCTGCGGGCTTAACGGCTTTGCGTGGCGGTAGTAATGAGCAAATTTGTATCGCGGCTGAGATTGCAATGGAACACTCGCTCGGTATGACTTGTGACCCGATTGGCGGGTTGGTTCAGGTACCTTGTATCGAAAGAAACGCAATGGGTGCAATGAAAGCAATAAATGCTTCGCGCATGGCGTTAAAGAGAACCAGTAAGTGCCTAATTTCTCTTGATAAAGTTATCGACACCATGTATCAAACGGGTAAAGACATGAACAGAAAATACCGTGAAACCTCACTGGGCGGCTTGGCGCTGATCCATATGGCACCACCATGTGAATAA
- a CDS encoding LysR substrate-binding domain-containing protein, whose product MQNLPPLNSLKAFEATARLLSFTKAAEELNVTRAAVSQQVKSLEAQLGATLFERKGTQLLLTQAAKEYLPVVSHVFQTLSAATQHLFAQQTPALLNLHVAHSFCSQWLIPRLADFHRQYPDVRLKISTTASVVPNASAVADVEVINGYGDWHSQDSIQLTKENWIVVASPGFLQLNSITELADLALVPKLCTGGYHETWLTWFEYQGYQGKVIKPVAVFEHSLLAIQAAVNQLGVLLVRDFLVEDELEQGTLVPIGSWSMPSQGAHRMIVRNGEKPHVRAFTQWLIQSL is encoded by the coding sequence ATGCAAAACCTGCCACCCTTAAACTCTCTTAAAGCATTTGAGGCTACCGCCAGACTGCTCAGCTTTACGAAAGCCGCAGAAGAGCTGAATGTCACCCGAGCCGCAGTCAGTCAGCAGGTTAAATCTCTGGAAGCTCAACTTGGCGCAACGTTATTTGAGCGTAAGGGCACCCAACTCCTTTTAACCCAAGCCGCCAAAGAATATTTACCCGTTGTCAGCCATGTTTTTCAGACATTGTCTGCTGCTACGCAACATCTGTTTGCTCAGCAAACACCGGCTCTGCTTAATTTGCATGTTGCCCACAGTTTTTGCTCACAATGGTTGATACCCAGGTTGGCAGATTTTCATCGCCAGTATCCTGACGTGAGATTAAAAATATCAACAACGGCGAGTGTGGTACCGAATGCCAGCGCTGTTGCAGATGTGGAAGTCATTAATGGTTACGGGGACTGGCATTCCCAGGACTCAATTCAGTTAACCAAAGAAAATTGGATTGTTGTGGCTAGCCCTGGTTTTCTCCAGCTAAATTCCATTACTGAGCTGGCTGATCTTGCTCTCGTACCTAAACTCTGCACCGGTGGATATCACGAAACGTGGCTAACATGGTTTGAATATCAAGGCTATCAGGGAAAGGTCATCAAGCCTGTTGCTGTGTTTGAGCACTCATTACTTGCGATTCAGGCTGCGGTTAATCAATTGGGTGTGCTTTTGGTGAGAGATTTTCTGGTAGAGGACGAACTGGAGCAAGGGACACTAGTACCAATCGGCAGTTGGAGTATGCCAAGTCAGGGAGCGCACAGGATGATTGTAAGAAACGGAGAGAAGCCGCACGTGCGCGCTTTTACTCAGTGGCTCATTCAAAGCCTCTGA
- a CDS encoding carboxypeptidase family protein encodes MKIFSNFDSGSIHVVKADDKNDIQLKIPNDNMSEFYQWFHFRLETEAEQSHTIKLLELAKSAYPEGWQGYDVVASYDREEWFRIPAEFDGDTLTFTVIPERSSIYFAYFAPYTYDRHLDLLHMAQSAHHCQLETLGHTIDGHDMSLLIFGEPEEGKKKIWMIARQHPGETMAEWFMEGMIQRLLDENDTVARALLEKAVLYVVPNMNPDGGVRGHLRTNAVGVNLNREWQTPSMEKSPEVFLVRQRMLETGVDMFLDVHGDEALPYNFVAGSEGIPSYNEELAALENAFKQALLTITPEFQDEVGYDKDEPGKANLTVGSNWVAEQFKCLSYTIEMPFKDNNNHPDPLYGWSPERSVLFGQDMLAATLAVTDKI; translated from the coding sequence ATGAAAATATTCAGCAACTTCGACAGCGGTAGCATTCACGTAGTAAAAGCGGATGATAAAAACGACATCCAACTTAAAATTCCTAACGACAACATGTCGGAATTCTACCAATGGTTCCACTTTCGTTTAGAAACCGAAGCCGAGCAGTCGCACACCATCAAACTGCTGGAACTGGCCAAATCTGCTTACCCAGAGGGGTGGCAAGGCTACGATGTGGTTGCGTCTTACGATCGTGAAGAATGGTTCCGTATCCCTGCTGAGTTTGATGGCGATACATTAACGTTTACTGTTATTCCGGAGCGCAGTTCTATCTACTTTGCTTACTTTGCGCCTTACACGTATGACCGCCATCTTGACCTTTTACACATGGCACAAAGTGCGCATCATTGTCAGCTGGAAACACTGGGTCACACCATTGATGGGCATGACATGAGCTTGCTGATTTTTGGTGAGCCAGAAGAAGGTAAAAAGAAGATCTGGATGATTGCTCGTCAACACCCGGGTGAGACCATGGCAGAGTGGTTCATGGAAGGCATGATTCAGCGTTTGCTGGATGAAAATGATACGGTAGCACGTGCCCTTTTAGAGAAAGCAGTGCTTTACGTTGTACCGAACATGAACCCGGACGGTGGTGTTCGAGGCCATTTACGTACCAACGCGGTGGGTGTAAACCTGAACCGTGAGTGGCAGACTCCGTCAATGGAAAAAAGCCCGGAAGTATTCTTAGTTCGTCAGCGCATGCTGGAAACTGGTGTCGATATGTTCCTGGATGTACATGGTGATGAAGCGCTTCCGTATAACTTTGTCGCGGGCTCAGAAGGTATTCCTTCTTACAACGAGGAACTGGCCGCATTAGAGAATGCTTTCAAGCAGGCACTACTGACCATTACGCCAGAGTTTCAGGACGAAGTCGGTTACGATAAAGATGAGCCGGGCAAAGCGAACCTAACGGTTGGCTCTAATTGGGTTGCGGAGCAGTTTAAGTGTTTGTCTTACACGATTGAGATGCCATTTAAAGACAATAACAACCATCCGGATCCGCTGTACGGATGGTCGCCTGAACGCAGTGTTTTATTTGGTCAGGACATGTTGGCAGCAACTTTAGCGGTTACGGACAAGATTTAA